From one Paenibacillus terrae HPL-003 genomic stretch:
- a CDS encoding ABC transporter permease — protein MAGIHDVQALGPDLDLDGKKQAQPSSIRRVWKQLLRSKTGTVGAVIILLVCLTALCAPLLASHNPADIDPLNRLKPPMWLAGGLPEHWLGTDNLGRDMWSRIVYGARVSLIVGVGAVLVSGTIGAILGLLAGFYGKWVDAIIMRVADAFLAIPAILLMLVVLAVVGPGMTTLIFVIGVTNWVSYTRVVRGEVLSIKERDFVKAAKAIGSKNSRILLKHILPNVLSSFIVISGMSVATTIIMEASLSFLGLGITPPAVSWGGMLSDGRQYVATSWWVATFPGLAITITVLGVIFLGDWLRDVLDPHMKAKE, from the coding sequence GTGGCAGGCATTCATGATGTACAAGCTCTTGGTCCAGACCTAGACTTGGATGGAAAAAAGCAAGCACAACCGTCCAGTATCAGGCGCGTATGGAAGCAACTGTTACGAAGTAAAACCGGAACGGTCGGTGCAGTAATCATACTGCTCGTATGCTTAACGGCACTATGTGCCCCTCTGCTGGCCAGTCACAATCCTGCGGATATTGACCCGCTTAATCGTCTGAAGCCGCCGATGTGGCTGGCTGGTGGATTGCCGGAGCATTGGCTGGGTACAGACAACCTGGGACGGGATATGTGGAGTCGTATCGTATACGGAGCGAGAGTTTCGCTTATCGTCGGTGTCGGTGCAGTTCTGGTCTCAGGGACGATTGGCGCGATTCTCGGACTCCTCGCCGGTTTTTATGGTAAATGGGTGGATGCCATCATTATGAGAGTTGCCGATGCCTTTTTGGCTATTCCGGCTATTCTGCTGATGCTGGTCGTCTTGGCCGTGGTGGGTCCTGGAATGACTACGCTTATTTTTGTTATTGGCGTTACGAATTGGGTTTCTTATACAAGGGTGGTCCGGGGCGAGGTATTGAGTATCAAGGAACGGGACTTCGTTAAAGCAGCTAAGGCGATTGGCTCAAAAAATAGCAGGATTCTGTTGAAGCACATTTTACCCAACGTCTTGTCTTCGTTCATTGTAATTTCCGGTATGAGTGTGGCGACAACGATTATTATGGAAGCTTCGCTTAGTTTTCTCGGATTAGGGATCACACCACCGGCCGTGTCCTGGGGTGGCATGCTGAGCGATGGGAGACAGTATGTAGCCACGAGTTGGTGGGTGGCAACGTTTCCCGGTCTGGCGATTACCATCACGGTCCTGGGCGTCATTTTCCTCGGTGACTGGCTTCGCGACGTGTTAGATCCCCATATGAAGGCAAAAGAATAA
- a CDS encoding ABC transporter substrate-binding protein has protein sequence MNRHKWFTSGITLLITAIILAGCGAPSTDGSKDSATSTSSKVLTIANATDIESFDPHNNNNTASEAVLVNVFDYLLKNDSQQKKVPGLATSWEKVNDTTWRFHLREGVTFHNGDPFTAEDVKYTIERVAKDNTLKQNSYFKNIKEVKVVDEHTADIITDGPDPLLLNRLSKMGAGILPSKYIEKNGIEAFLKNPIGTGPYKFSQWIKDDRVVLDKNDKYYEGQPKWDQVVFRSIPEASTRVSELLAGSIDIASGIPSTDIERIQGEDGKKIVKAPIQRVLQLILRQSQGSVTADPKVREAIDLAIDKKGIVDSIAGGAGIVTRTSVTPGNFGADPSLYEKTLYDPAKAKELLKQAGYAGEGPTLTLSVSSIYKEYAEVVAAMLDKEGFKIKLDVLEPSAFSERYSSKSFKEMFMIGIGNSLFDASNNYNRYLLEEAKGETDYNNPKVEKLLQHALTNLDTASREKEYQQVQQILAEDRPAVYLFQMEGIYGTGNGVNFQPRSDEMFYAEDITPAK, from the coding sequence ATGAACAGACATAAGTGGTTTACAAGCGGGATCACATTACTGATTACAGCAATTATCCTGGCAGGCTGCGGTGCCCCATCCACAGACGGTAGTAAAGACAGCGCAACATCGACCAGCAGTAAAGTGCTGACGATCGCGAATGCTACGGATATTGAGAGCTTTGATCCACATAACAATAACAATACGGCGAGTGAAGCCGTTCTGGTTAACGTATTTGACTACTTGCTGAAAAATGATAGTCAGCAGAAGAAAGTACCTGGACTCGCAACTTCCTGGGAAAAGGTAAATGATACGACTTGGCGTTTTCACTTACGCGAAGGAGTTACCTTCCATAACGGTGATCCATTCACGGCGGAAGATGTGAAGTACACGATAGAAAGAGTGGCGAAGGATAATACGCTCAAACAAAATTCTTACTTTAAAAATATTAAAGAAGTGAAAGTGGTAGATGAACATACAGCAGACATCATAACCGACGGACCAGACCCGCTGCTGCTGAATCGTTTATCCAAAATGGGAGCTGGGATCTTACCCTCCAAGTATATTGAGAAGAATGGCATAGAGGCATTCCTTAAAAATCCAATTGGTACAGGCCCTTATAAATTTAGTCAATGGATTAAGGATGATCGTGTGGTACTCGATAAAAACGATAAGTACTATGAAGGTCAGCCGAAATGGGATCAAGTTGTTTTTCGTTCCATCCCGGAAGCCTCTACGCGTGTATCTGAACTGCTCGCAGGCTCGATTGACATTGCTTCCGGAATCCCTTCCACCGATATAGAACGCATTCAAGGCGAAGACGGCAAAAAAATCGTCAAGGCACCGATTCAGCGTGTTCTGCAATTGATTTTACGTCAAAGCCAAGGCAGTGTTACGGCTGACCCGAAAGTGAGAGAGGCGATAGACCTCGCGATCGATAAAAAGGGCATCGTGGACAGCATCGCAGGTGGTGCCGGGATTGTAACTCGTACTTCCGTTACACCAGGTAACTTTGGTGCCGATCCTTCCTTGTATGAGAAAACATTATATGATCCGGCAAAAGCCAAAGAATTGCTGAAGCAAGCCGGTTATGCTGGTGAAGGCCCAACATTGACCCTTTCAGTATCCTCAATATACAAAGAGTATGCCGAGGTCGTAGCCGCCATGTTAGATAAAGAAGGCTTCAAAATTAAATTGGACGTACTGGAGCCAAGTGCTTTCAGTGAGCGTTACAGCTCCAAATCCTTCAAAGAAATGTTTATGATCGGCATTGGTAATTCCCTGTTTGATGCTTCCAACAACTATAACCGCTACCTACTAGAAGAGGCTAAGGGTGAAACGGATTATAACAATCCGAAGGTAGAAAAGCTGTTGCAGCATGCCCTGACGAATCTGGATACAGCCTCGCGTGAAAAAGAGTATCAGCAAGTGCAGCAGATTTTGGCTGAAGATCGTCCAGCCGTCTATCTTTTCCAAATGGAAGGGATCTATGGCACGGGTAACGGTGTGAATTTCCAACCGAGAAGTGACGAGATGTTCTATGCAGAGGATATTACACCTGCAAAATAA
- a CDS encoding ABC transporter permease has protein sequence MRAYIAKSLLQVIPVLLIVSLIVFILVRVTGDPVALMLPETATAEDRAVLTQALGLDQPLYTQYIKFIGSALQGDFGTSFRYGESALPLVLERLPASFELAVAAMFFAVIIAVPLGVISAVKRNTFTDLIISSLSVVGKAMPNFWMGIMLILLFSVMLGMLPVSGRGGMEHLILPAFTLGVGLSAQMTRLIRSSMLDILNQDYIRTARSKGIFEIVVIGKHAFRNGLIPVVTIMSLQFTSLIGGTLITETVFAWPGLGQLLVVAVNTHDMAIVQAAVFVIAFIVVISNILTDVVYRLLDPRIKYN, from the coding sequence TTGAGAGCTTATATCGCCAAATCGCTGCTGCAGGTGATTCCTGTACTGCTGATTGTCTCTCTGATTGTATTCATCCTGGTGAGGGTAACCGGGGATCCTGTAGCCCTGATGCTGCCGGAGACTGCTACAGCCGAGGATCGTGCAGTATTGACACAAGCGCTTGGACTAGATCAGCCATTATATACGCAATACATTAAATTTATTGGAAGTGCCTTACAAGGCGATTTTGGTACCTCGTTTCGCTATGGTGAATCGGCTTTGCCATTAGTGCTGGAACGGCTGCCTGCCAGTTTTGAATTGGCAGTAGCTGCCATGTTTTTTGCAGTTATCATCGCAGTGCCGTTGGGCGTCATCTCAGCAGTCAAACGTAATACCTTTACCGATTTAATCATTTCCAGTTTATCCGTAGTCGGAAAGGCCATGCCTAACTTTTGGATGGGGATTATGCTCATATTGCTATTCTCCGTCATGTTGGGGATGCTTCCGGTGTCCGGTCGGGGCGGGATGGAGCATTTGATACTTCCGGCTTTTACACTGGGTGTCGGTCTTTCTGCACAGATGACTCGACTCATTCGCTCCAGTATGCTGGACATTTTGAATCAGGACTATATACGAACAGCCCGAAGTAAAGGGATTTTCGAAATCGTAGTCATCGGAAAACACGCTTTTCGCAATGGATTGATTCCGGTCGTCACGATTATGAGCTTGCAATTTACGAGCTTGATCGGCGGAACACTGATTACCGAGACGGTATTTGCATGGCCGGGTTTGGGGCAGCTACTTGTCGTCGCTGTGAATACGCACGACATGGCTATCGTACAGGCAGCTGTATTTGTGATTGCCTTTATTGTGGTTATCAGCAATATTTTAACCGATGTCGTTTACCGACTGCTTGATCCAAGAATTAAATACAACTAG
- a CDS encoding ABC transporter ATP-binding protein, giving the protein MTTKLLEVNHLKTYFKTEDGIVPSVNGVSFTVNPGETVAIVGESGSGKSVTSLSIMGLVAAPGKVVGGEILLEGRNLLKLSKGEMRKYRGNEVSMIFQEPMSSLNPVFTIGNQISEVIRQHQKLSKPEARQKSIEMLERVGIPGASKVVSYFPHQLSGGMRQRVMIAMALACQPKLLIADEPTTALDVTIQAQILNLIHKLSKEENTGIILITHDLGVVAEMADRVVVMYAGEVVEEADVFDLFEKPGHPYTIGLLGSLPKLTEQREWLDSIPGTVPNMMQMPSGCPFHPRCPYAQEQCTQIHPEIQAKDQGHYVRCLRMEEVSV; this is encoded by the coding sequence ATGACCACGAAGTTGCTTGAAGTGAACCATTTGAAAACCTACTTTAAAACAGAGGATGGCATCGTTCCTTCGGTCAACGGTGTCAGCTTCACTGTGAATCCAGGTGAAACGGTAGCTATTGTTGGAGAGTCCGGTTCCGGTAAAAGTGTAACCTCCTTGTCTATTATGGGTTTAGTGGCTGCGCCGGGTAAAGTCGTGGGCGGGGAGATTCTGCTTGAAGGCCGAAACTTACTCAAACTGTCCAAGGGGGAAATGCGAAAATATCGGGGGAACGAGGTATCCATGATTTTTCAGGAGCCGATGAGTTCGCTGAATCCGGTATTTACGATTGGTAACCAAATCAGTGAGGTCATCCGGCAGCACCAGAAGCTGAGCAAACCGGAGGCACGGCAGAAAAGTATCGAGATGCTAGAACGGGTAGGCATACCTGGTGCGTCGAAAGTGGTAAGTTACTTTCCGCATCAGCTGTCTGGAGGAATGCGTCAGCGGGTGATGATCGCCATGGCCTTGGCCTGTCAGCCTAAACTGCTGATTGCTGATGAACCGACGACGGCACTGGACGTTACGATTCAGGCTCAAATTTTGAATTTAATCCACAAGCTAAGCAAGGAAGAGAACACAGGCATCATTCTCATTACCCACGATTTAGGTGTCGTCGCGGAAATGGCGGACCGGGTAGTCGTGATGTATGCCGGGGAAGTGGTCGAGGAAGCGGACGTATTTGATTTGTTTGAAAAGCCGGGTCATCCTTATACGATTGGTCTGCTAGGATCACTCCCTAAGCTTACGGAACAGAGAGAATGGCTGGATTCCATTCCCGGTACCGTTCCTAATATGATGCAGATGCCGAGCGGCTGTCCATTTCATCCCCGCTGTCCTTATGCCCAGGAACAGTGCACCCAGATTCATCCTGAAATACAGGCCAAGGATCAAGGACACTATGTCAGATGTTTGCGGATGGAGGAGGTGTCAGTATGA
- a CDS encoding M20 metallopeptidase family protein yields the protein MNINELLALSRPLQDQLIAWRRDFHRHPETGYEEVRTSGIVAEHLRELGLEVITNVGKTGVVGLLRGKSPGPTIGLRADMDALPIQDEKTVPYRSQIPGKAHLCGHDAHTAILMGAAQLLTKLERPERGNIKFVFQPAEEGLAGAKAMIDDGVLENPKVDAMAGLHMFPGLKTGTLGVSKGVAFASADSLTIKIIGKGGHAARPHEGIDAIAVSAQVISALQNIPSRLVDPLETIVITIGKISGGYMGAAIAPEVEMIGTVRTLSAELRSRMPELIEQVVRGACESFGAGYELNYQHGYPVVQNDSEMVDLMTETSELLFGSKEWNYIKPSTGGEDFAFYCEQVPGVFFRLGSGRGDEATSYPLHHPKFDLDESVLPYGVAMMSAIALHFLKTK from the coding sequence ATTGCTTGGCGCAGAGACTTTCATCGCCATCCTGAAACGGGTTATGAAGAGGTTCGTACATCGGGAATTGTGGCTGAACACTTACGTGAACTTGGGCTGGAAGTGATAACAAATGTAGGTAAAACCGGGGTTGTAGGTCTGTTACGAGGAAAAAGCCCGGGACCTACAATCGGTCTAAGGGCAGATATGGATGCTTTACCGATTCAGGATGAAAAAACGGTTCCCTATCGGTCACAGATTCCGGGAAAGGCACATTTATGTGGGCATGATGCCCATACCGCAATACTGATGGGAGCCGCGCAGTTACTTACGAAGCTGGAACGGCCCGAAAGAGGGAACATCAAATTTGTCTTTCAACCAGCAGAAGAAGGTTTGGCTGGGGCGAAGGCTATGATTGATGATGGTGTGTTGGAAAATCCAAAAGTAGATGCGATGGCAGGACTTCATATGTTCCCGGGTCTAAAGACAGGAACGCTCGGGGTCAGCAAAGGGGTAGCTTTTGCATCCGCAGACAGCTTAACGATTAAGATTATAGGCAAAGGCGGTCATGCTGCCCGTCCGCACGAGGGGATAGACGCGATTGCCGTGTCCGCGCAGGTTATTTCTGCCCTGCAAAATATACCAAGTCGTCTGGTTGATCCGCTTGAGACCATTGTCATTACTATTGGCAAAATTAGTGGCGGCTACATGGGGGCTGCCATTGCACCGGAGGTAGAAATGATCGGTACCGTGCGAACTCTATCTGCGGAGCTACGCAGCCGGATGCCTGAACTGATCGAACAGGTAGTCCGTGGTGCGTGTGAATCGTTTGGGGCCGGATATGAATTAAATTATCAGCATGGCTACCCAGTTGTGCAGAACGATTCGGAAATGGTCGATCTGATGACGGAAACGAGTGAGCTACTGTTTGGCTCCAAGGAGTGGAACTACATCAAACCGTCAACAGGCGGAGAGGATTTCGCTTTTTATTGTGAGCAGGTACCCGGTGTATTTTTCCGGCTCGGATCTGGGAGAGGAGATGAAGCTACAAGCTATCCATTGCATCATCCCAAGTTTGATTTGGACGAATCCGTGCTGCCTTATGGAGTAGCGATGATGTCGGCTATAGCGTTACATTTTCTGAAAACGAAATAA